The following coding sequences are from one Humulus lupulus chromosome X, drHumLupu1.1, whole genome shotgun sequence window:
- the LOC133806545 gene encoding uncharacterized protein LOC133806545 codes for MRIQTVMKSANVVIDDLAEYSHEEEIDRFIDVQQRKGIPDLTKDRSEATTTANGVSDTDFVEALSDESWINVMQEEIDQFTRNEVFVSGVIMVVSTSKQEIEKFDDSNDSSHWIMKMTALLNNLSLNEALLGEARMPTTYSEENKKEMMKKAYNTFILSLSDKVLREVSKMKTAAEIWL; via the exons atgagaatcCAAACTGTTATGAAATCTGCTAATGTGGTTATTGATGATCTAgctgagtactcccatgaggaagAAATTGACAGGTTCATTGATGTTCAACAGCGTAAAGGGATACCAGATCTGACAAAAGATCGTTCAGAGGCGACAACAACTGCTAATGGTGTATCAGACACAGATTTTGTC GAAGCCTTAAGTGATGAATCATGGATTAATGTTATGCAAGAAGAgatagatcaattcacaaggaatgag GTGTTTGTCAGTGGGGTCATTATGGTTGTTTCGACATCAAAGCAAGAAATTGAAAAGTTTGATGATTCAAATGATTCTTCGCACTGGATAATGAAGATGACAGCATTGCTTAATAATCTCAGCCTTAATGAAGCACTTTTAGGGGAGGCTCGGATGCCTACGACATACTCAGAGGAAAATAAGAAAGAGATGATGAAGAAGGCCTATAATACGTTTATCTTAAGTCTAAGTGATAAGGTGTTAAGGGAGGTTTCTAAGATGAAGACGGCTGCTGAAATCTGGTTGTAG